The genomic region CAAGGCCCACACCTCCCGCTTCGCCGGGCTGGCCACCCGCATCGCGGGCCGCTGACCGCACCACCCCCGCCCCGCCGCGGCGCGCACCATCCTGGTTGCATAAACTTGCAGAGGCATGCATGATAGTCCAGTCAGGATTCAGGAGGGGGAGCGGCACCATGGGATACAGCGCGGCGATCGCCGGAGCCAGCGGCTACGCGGGAGGCGAGCTGCTCCGCCTGCTGCTCGGCCACCCCGAGATCGAGATCGGCACCCTCACCGCCGGAAGCAACGCCGGCACCCCGCTGATCCAGCACCAGCCGCACCTGCTGCCGCTCGCCGACCGCGTCCTGGCCCCCACCACCGTCGAGGAACTGCGCGGCCACGACGTCGTCTACCTCGCGCTCCCGCACGGCCAGTCCGCCGACATCGCCCAGCAGCTCGGTGACGACGTGCTCGTCGTGGACTGCGGAGCCGACTTCCGGCTCAACGACGCCTCCGCCTGGGAACGGTTCTACGGCACGCCCCACGCCGGCACCTGGCCCTATGGTCTCCCCGAACTCCCCGGCCAGCGCGACCGACTCGCCGGAGCCCGGCGCGTCGCCGTCCCCGGCTGCCACGTCACCGTCGCCACCCTCGCGCTCTTCCCGGGACTGGCCGAGCAGCTCGTCGAGCCCGACCTGACCGTCGTCGCGGTCACCGGTACCTCCGGAGCGGGCAAGGCGCCCAAGCCCAACCTCATCGGCAGCGAGATCATGGGCGCGCTCAGCCCCTACGGCGTCGGCGGCACCCACCGGCACAACCCCGAGATCGTGCAGAACCTCACCTCCGTCACGGGCGAACCCGTCAAGCTGTCCTTCACCCCCGTCCTGGCGCCCCTGCCGCGCGGCATCCTCGCCACCTGCACCGCCCCCCTCAAGGACGGCGTCACCCCCGCCCAGGTCCGCGCCGCCTACGAGACGACCTACGCGGACGAGCCCTTCACCCGCCTGCTGCCCGAGGGCACCTGGCCCAGCACCGCCATGACGCTGGCCGCCAACACCACCCTCCTCCAGGTCACCGTGGACGCCGACGCCGGCCGCATGGTCGTCGTCGCCGCCCTGGACAACCTCACCAAGGGCACCGCCGGCGGCGCCGTCCAGAGCACCAACGTCGCCCTCGGCCTGCCCGAGGAGACCGGCCTTCCGCTCGCCGCCGTCGCCCCCTGAGCGAGGTTTCCGCCCACCGGTACCCCGGGCCGAAGCGGTCCCGCTCTCCGCGACCACGGGGGGCTGAAGCTCAGCGGGATCGCTCGCGGGGACCACAGGGGGTGAGAGGTACGTGGTTCAGCTCGCGGGGGCCACAGGGGGTCTGTCCGGGCCGAAGCAGGAAGGACTGCGCCGCAGGCGTCGGTTGAGGGTGGTGGTGGGCGACGGCGTGGGCACGAGCGGCGGCCCAAGGAAGGCACAGGTGTGAGGGGCGCGCCGGTGCCTGCAGGAGGAGTCTCTGCCGCCGGCGAGCCTGCGAGCCAGGCAGTAGCGACGACGAAGGCCCCGGCGTGAAGCGCCCCGAACACAGAGAGGCATCACCGTGAGTGTCACCGCCCCCCGCGGCTTCAGAGCCGCGGGAGTCGCAGCGGGAACCAGGGACGACGGGGCCAGGGACGTGGCCGTCGTCATCAACGACGGCCCCTCCCGGGCCGCCGCCGCGGTGTTCACCCGCGACGACTCCGCCGCCCCGGTCCTGTGGTCGCGCCAGGTCGCCTCGGGCCACCGCGTCCGCGCCGCGGTCCTGGCCTCCGGGGGCGCCAACGCCGCCGCGGGGCCCCTGGGCTTCCAGGACGTGCACGCGCAGGCGGAGCACGCCGCGGGCGTCCTGGACGACTCCGCCGCGGAGATCGTCGTGTGCGCCTGCGGCGACCCCGGGACGCGACCGCCCCTGGACGCCCTGCGCCAGGGCACCGCGGACGCCCTCGCCGAGGCCTCCCGCAGCGGGGGACTGGCCGCCGCCGACGCCCTCCGCACGACCGACACCGTCGCCAAGATCGTCTTCCGGC from Nocardiopsis aegyptia harbors:
- the argC gene encoding N-acetyl-gamma-glutamyl-phosphate reductase, translated to MGYSAAIAGASGYAGGELLRLLLGHPEIEIGTLTAGSNAGTPLIQHQPHLLPLADRVLAPTTVEELRGHDVVYLALPHGQSADIAQQLGDDVLVVDCGADFRLNDASAWERFYGTPHAGTWPYGLPELPGQRDRLAGARRVAVPGCHVTVATLALFPGLAEQLVEPDLTVVAVTGTSGAGKAPKPNLIGSEIMGALSPYGVGGTHRHNPEIVQNLTSVTGEPVKLSFTPVLAPLPRGILATCTAPLKDGVTPAQVRAAYETTYADEPFTRLLPEGTWPSTAMTLAANTTLLQVTVDADAGRMVVVAALDNLTKGTAGGAVQSTNVALGLPEETGLPLAAVAP
- a CDS encoding bifunctional ornithine acetyltransferase/N-acetylglutamate synthase — protein: MSVTAPRGFRAAGVAAGTRDDGARDVAVVINDGPSRAAAAVFTRDDSAAPVLWSRQVASGHRVRAAVLASGGANAAAGPLGFQDVHAQAEHAAGVLDDSAAEIVVCACGDPGTRPPLDALRQGTADALAEASRSGGLAAADALRTTDTVAKIVFRRGDGYTIGAMAKGPDASVSSVLAVLTTDADLTGPQCELLLARAVAKAFAPLGATNDTVLLMASGAAGTVPDEEGFAALLTDVCADLAAQVAADPSTPAHSHDRAEGS